Sequence from the Armatimonadota bacterium genome:
TGGTAAGCCTGGTGAAGAAGTTCGGCGGCGCGGCGGTCGGGCTTTTGAAAAGCGATCCATATTCTATCGTCCGGCTTGTGCCTGGCTTCGGCTTCAAGCGGATCGACCAGATCGCCCGCGAGAAGATGAACGTGCCGAAGGAAACACCGGGACGAATTTGTGCTGGCGTCGCATTCTGTGTGGAAGATGCGCTTGAGCAGGGGCACTGCTGGGTGGAATATGAAGAACTCATAGACCGTGCAAATACCCTGCTGGTAATGGACTGTCTGGACAGCAGGGAACGGATCGAGCACGCCCTCGAAGAGCTTATCAGCGAAAGACAGCTTACATGCTTTGGAACCAGCGGCAGGTTCCTCGTCGCCATTCCACGTATCCGGGAAATGGAAGAGTATCTTGCGCAAATACTCCGGCGTGGCGATGGTCCCAATCCAAGGTTTCCGAAACTGGCTCCTGATGCTTTGGATGCTGTCGTGCGCCAAAGTGCTCCGAGTCTTAAGCCCTGGCAGCATAACGCGGTAGCTGCGGCGCTCAGGCATTCCATCACGCTCATATCGGGAGGCGCTGGCAGCGGCAAGACATACACCATATCCGCGCTTGTCGGTATCTGCCAGGAATATGACCTGTCCGTCATCCTTGCGGCCCCTACGGGCAAAGCGGCGAAGCGTATGGAGCAGGTTGTCGGTATGGAAGCGCAGACAATCCATAGGCTTCTCGGCTACGACGGGCATGCGTTCACGCGCGAAAGTGTCGACGCCGATGTGGTAGTGATCGACGAGCTTTCCATGGTTGATGTGCCGCTTGCGTGGCATCTTTTCAAGGCCATAGACCTTTCCAAAACGGCTGTTGTGCTGGTGGGAGATCACAACCAACTCCCGCCCGTGGGACCGGGCAATCTGCTGCGGGACCTTGTGCGCTCACGTGTCGTGCCGACCGTCATACTTGATGGTGTTCAACGGCAGGCTGGAGTCCTTAAAGAAAACAGCATAGCGATCCTTTCGGGCGAGGTGCGAAAGACGTCAGAAAAGAAACCCGACGGCAGGCGCGCGTGGTATGTGATAGACCAGTTCACCGACCCGATGCAGGCTCAGACATTTATCCTTGAGCTGTTCGACAAAGTTCTTTCAGAGAGGCTCAACTTCGACATCATAAACGACGTGCAGGTGCTCACACCGACGCACAAGGGTCCGCTCGGCACCCGGGAACTGAATACTCTGCTGCAGAGTCTTGTGCAGCGTAAGCTCTGGGACCGGTATGTGGAGCCGACGCCTCCAGGCAAGCGTCCGAAGCTTATGCCCGGCGACAAGGTCATCCAGACCCGCAACAACTACACCACAGGCGTCATGAACGGGGCTGTTGGAACGGTTGTCGATGCGGACGAGGCCGGAGGGTTGACCATCGACTTCGACGGCACGCTATTGAACTTCGAGAATGGCGCTCCTGAACTCGCCCACATCCAGCTTGCCTTCGCGCTCACGTTTCATAAAGCCCAAGGCTCGGAATATCCCTGCTCGATAGTGGTCGTGCATAAGTCGCACTCATTTATGCATCATCGTAACTTGCTCTACACGGGAGTCACTCGCGCCTCCGAGTCCGCCATTATCGTAGGCGACCACTGGGGGATCGGGCACTGCGCCAAGGTGAAACAGGTGGAGGAACGCAAGACATTCCTCTCGCTGCTTTTGGGTCAAACCCTGGATTCGGACAAATGGGGCAAGTAGCATGGTGGAGGCGGGATTCGACAATGTAAGAGAGTACTACCAGATCGTAACCGACATCGACATCGGGCTTGTCGCAAGGGAGCTTCTTGCCGGACGGATCACCCAGCAGTCCGAGAAGCTGCTTCAGTGCGACTGCCCGAACCACAAGAGCCAGTCCCATCGTTCTCTGCATATACAAATCGACAAACAGTGCTGGTTCTGCTTTGGCTGTGGAATCGGCGGCGACGTGCTGCAGCTTGCCGAGTTCGTGCAGTCCGGGCGCATCACTGTGGGTGTGACCGGTCCAATGCCTGAGTCTCACCGGCAGGCGCGGGACTACCTTGCCGAAAAAGCCGGACTTCCACCGCTCGCAAACTACGGACTCTCGCCGGAAAAGATAGCCCAGACCGAGGCCGCCCGCGCGTTCGGGCTTCGTGTCCAGTCTGCGCTCACGGCTGTCGCCCGCTATTATAACGAACGTCTGAAAGCATCACCCAAGGTGCTGGAGTGGTTCACGCGGCACTATGGCATATCGCTTGAGACAATAGACTCGCTTCTCATTGGGTATTCTGACGGGACGCCATATACTGACGGCCAGGGCGGTAAGCATCCAGGAATAATATCCGCGCTCACCAGTGGTGATGACCCATTTACATTTCGGGAACTCGCTGCGACCGGCGCTTTCAATCCGACCAGCAATGACGATCTGGTTCCCGCATTCAATAATCGGATCACATTTCCTTACTGGAGCCGTGGGCGCGTTGTATTTATGATAGGGCGCAAGACTCCATGGACGCCGGAGAGTAATTGGGAGCAGGGCAAGTACAAGAAGCTCAAGTGCCGCGACGAACACTCCCGCAAGCACATAGCACCGTGCATCAGCAACAGCTTTCTCTACAACGAGGACTGTCTGACGGCGCGGCCGGAGCGCGTAATCATCACCGAGGGTGTGACTGACTGTATTTCCCTGATGGAGCGCGATTTCGCCACGGTTTCTCCGGTCACTGTCCAGATAAAGGAGGACGACTGGAAACGGATACTGCCGAAACTCGCGGGAGTAAAGACGGTCTACATCTGCCAGGACAATGAAGTGTCTGAGGTCGGCCTGAAAGGATCGCTCCGCACGGCGCGTCATCTTGCTTCAGCCGGAATAGAGACTCGCTTGGTGGTCCTTCCGCTTGAAGAAAAGCACACGACGGCACGCAGCGCCCTGAAGGAGCGGTTCGGTCTGGACTCGGCTGTCGGTCCTCGCGAGCTTGCAAAGCGCCTTGCCGGGAAGCCGCCGGAGCAGGTCAAGGAAGCCGAGGGTCTGTTCGCCGATGCCAAAGTGGATGTCAATGAGTTCTTTGTCGCCGGTCATTCAGCGGAGGACTTCGAGTCCCTGCTTGCATCCGCGGTCACGCCGCTCGAATATAGCATCGATAGGATTCCATCGGGGCTACCGGAAACCGAGCGCAACCGGCTCCTTACCCCAATCCTGTGTGAAGTGGCGGATCTGCCACCACTGGATCAGTCTCGAGAACTGCGGCGAATAGTCGAACGCTGCGGCAGAGACGGGCTGTCGATCGGGGTCCTAAAAGAACAGATGAAGGCTCTGCAAAAAGACAAGCAGGCACGGCTGCGCCAGGAGCGCAGGCAAGAGAAGCGGATAAGCACCGCCCCAGCAGGTTCCTGCAGGGCGTGTGTTGAACAGGTTTTGCTGGATTCCGAAGCCGAAACGGGAAGCGCCGATTATTCCAAGGCTGCAGAGGCGACGTATGATTGGTTTATGTCTCATGGCGCGCGCTTTTTCAAGACTCGTCACGGTGAACCATTCATGTTCTATGATGATGTCATGCTTTGGATGGACTCGTCCGAGCGGGCGCGCAAACGCGTGTATTCTTCTGTTATTTTCAACGCGACCGGCCTGGTGTCAGCTACCACTGGCGGGCGCATCTTCTTGGAAGTGCTTGCCAATCTTGCCGCTATTCGCGGTGAGGTTCGGGATCAGTTGTCCTGGCTGCACACCGATGTTGCCAATAACACAGTGTATTTCAACCTGAACAACGAGCGCCGCGAGATCGCTAAGATAACGCCCGATGGTGTAGAAATAATGAAGAATGGGAGTAACACTGACGGGATTATTCTGGAAGCGTCCGACAAAATCGACCCGATAACTTTTATTCCAGATATGGACAACGACGAGGCAGACCGACTTATCATGGAATTGGTGGGCGAGAATCTCACCTGCTCGCCGTCGAACAGGTTCCTTATACTTGCCTGGCTTTCCTGTTTCTTGCTTATCGACTTTGCAGGCACACGTCCCATGATTCGGTTCGAGGGCAGTTCGGCGTCGGGCAAGACATCGGCCGCCAAGCTTATAACTGCCCTTTTGTACGGCCAGCCGCAGCAAAAGAAGGCCACTGATGCTGCCAATTACTCTGATGCTGCACGCAACCCGTTGATTTCACTCGATAATGTGGAGTCCAATGATGTAACGGAGGATTTCGTGAACTTCTTGCTCACTAGTATCACTGGGATTGCCAAGGAAAAACGCAAGGCAGGTTCGGATACCGAGACAGTGATAGAGCGTCCGCGCTGTCTGATAAACACGACCGGCATAGAACCGCTTGCGACCGACCTGACAGAGATTCTTTCACGCTCATTCATCCTGAAGTTCGAACTCGGAGAAGCGACAGGCAATTGTTTTCTTGAGGCCAAGGTACTCGCGAAAATCCGGCAACACAGAGACGAGATGCTTTCAGTCATAATGAAACGCACGAGTTGGGTCTTGAGAATGCTTCAGGATGGTGGTCAGGAACGGGTAATGACATTGCTTCACCGAAACCTGGGAAACCACAGCAAACGGCGCTGCAACGACTATTTGAGCTTGATGTATCTGATGGGTATTGCCGGAATGCCGGAGGCGGACGTCAAGGTCGCGATGGAATCCATAGACTCCAGGTTTGCGGACATAGTAACGTCTCTAAACGCCATAACGGAAGATGCTGCCCGGGATTCCAACCCAATCGCAACCGCACTTGTGGGCCTGTTTAAAGCATACGCAAGCGCAGTACGGGCTGACGAGCAGTCTTACGGGTTTCCGCCGTCGCGGTCTGCGAAAACCGTGTTTCTGGAGCGCTATCAGATCGAGTTTGCCGATGAGAATTCGCTCAAGGGAGTGCTTGCCAGAGATTTGTTCATCGCCTTGAAGCGCGTTGCCAAGGAATATGGTCTTGCTTTCAATATGATCTCGGTGCAGCAGTTCGCTCAGCGGTTTGCCAACGATATGGACACGGTACGGACAGCAGGCTTTGAGATAACCGTGAATCAGCTTGCGCATAGGGTGAGGACGTATGATATTGCGCTATTGCGTTAATGTTGCTCTGGACATCCCAGGGCAGAATTGGTGCCATTCCGACCTTTTCAAATGAAAGCTCTCTTCTATACCTAGAA
This genomic interval carries:
- a CDS encoding AAA family ATPase; the encoded protein is MPKPGGATTKLRGRVVAVFYASPTFSAGKLKTEAGDKVSFAGPVFVQDGDRLILIGRWVKHPKFGRQLEVESMEYDQDLDAEGLANYIAKHPDIKGIGPAKARVIAERFGGDFDRCLVEEAEQIAQAAHLPLEAVEHLRDVWQETGKVNQAMTALSAFGLTHLQVVSLVKKFGGAAVGLLKSDPYSIVRLVPGFGFKRIDQIAREKMNVPKETPGRICAGVAFCVEDALEQGHCWVEYEELIDRANTLLVMDCLDSRERIEHALEELISERQLTCFGTSGRFLVAIPRIREMEEYLAQILRRGDGPNPRFPKLAPDALDAVVRQSAPSLKPWQHNAVAAALRHSITLISGGAGSGKTYTISALVGICQEYDLSVILAAPTGKAAKRMEQVVGMEAQTIHRLLGYDGHAFTRESVDADVVVIDELSMVDVPLAWHLFKAIDLSKTAVVLVGDHNQLPPVGPGNLLRDLVRSRVVPTVILDGVQRQAGVLKENSIAILSGEVRKTSEKKPDGRRAWYVIDQFTDPMQAQTFILELFDKVLSERLNFDIINDVQVLTPTHKGPLGTRELNTLLQSLVQRKLWDRYVEPTPPGKRPKLMPGDKVIQTRNNYTTGVMNGAVGTVVDADEAGGLTIDFDGTLLNFENGAPELAHIQLAFALTFHKAQGSEYPCSIVVVHKSHSFMHHRNLLYTGVTRASESAIIVGDHWGIGHCAKVKQVEERKTFLSLLLGQTLDSDKWGK
- a CDS encoding CHC2 zinc finger domain-containing protein, which translates into the protein MVEAGFDNVREYYQIVTDIDIGLVARELLAGRITQQSEKLLQCDCPNHKSQSHRSLHIQIDKQCWFCFGCGIGGDVLQLAEFVQSGRITVGVTGPMPESHRQARDYLAEKAGLPPLANYGLSPEKIAQTEAARAFGLRVQSALTAVARYYNERLKASPKVLEWFTRHYGISLETIDSLLIGYSDGTPYTDGQGGKHPGIISALTSGDDPFTFRELAATGAFNPTSNDDLVPAFNNRITFPYWSRGRVVFMIGRKTPWTPESNWEQGKYKKLKCRDEHSRKHIAPCISNSFLYNEDCLTARPERVIITEGVTDCISLMERDFATVSPVTVQIKEDDWKRILPKLAGVKTVYICQDNEVSEVGLKGSLRTARHLASAGIETRLVVLPLEEKHTTARSALKERFGLDSAVGPRELAKRLAGKPPEQVKEAEGLFADAKVDVNEFFVAGHSAEDFESLLASAVTPLEYSIDRIPSGLPETERNRLLTPILCEVADLPPLDQSRELRRIVERCGRDGLSIGVLKEQMKALQKDKQARLRQERRQEKRISTAPAGSCRACVEQVLLDSEAETGSADYSKAAEATYDWFMSHGARFFKTRHGEPFMFYDDVMLWMDSSERARKRVYSSVIFNATGLVSATTGGRIFLEVLANLAAIRGEVRDQLSWLHTDVANNTVYFNLNNERREIAKITPDGVEIMKNGSNTDGIILEASDKIDPITFIPDMDNDEADRLIMELVGENLTCSPSNRFLILAWLSCFLLIDFAGTRPMIRFEGSSASGKTSAAKLITALLYGQPQQKKATDAANYSDAARNPLISLDNVESNDVTEDFVNFLLTSITGIAKEKRKAGSDTETVIERPRCLINTTGIEPLATDLTEILSRSFILKFELGEATGNCFLEAKVLAKIRQHRDEMLSVIMKRTSWVLRMLQDGGQERVMTLLHRNLGNHSKRRCNDYLSLMYLMGIAGMPEADVKVAMESIDSRFADIVTSLNAITEDAARDSNPIATALVGLFKAYASAVRADEQSYGFPPSRSAKTVFLERYQIEFADENSLKGVLARDLFIALKRVAKEYGLAFNMISVQQFAQRFANDMDTVRTAGFEITVNQLAHRVRTYDIALLR